From a single Crateriforma spongiae genomic region:
- a CDS encoding TIGR03000 domain-containing protein: MKQRGIRAWIRICAVVAASIPFSAAQAGYGSSGGYGSSGGYASYGGSSGGYASSGGYGSSGGHHPVLSHLKAKIAAKRAAWYSSGGASSGGSSGGYAAYSYSASSGGASSGGHVGPLRRLADHIHAKKAAIRARWAGASSGGSSGGYASYSYAYSASSGGASSGGSSGGYSAARATYGSSGGSSGGSVSSYSAPVVSGVIQSPSYESSQIQSGYEIQPQMSAPVEYGAPVEYGAPVESGAPMDYSAPVDSSAPGDGFVPSDSIQTPDVSAEGESDASIQYGSARFASTNSLSDAALLTVAVPSEDAVLEVNGHRTRSEGEIRQFLSRGLKDGFVYTYVVKVQYQQDGQTIEDTQTVKMRPGDKQRLFFDAKSAEVVDETIVSEEAESVEETVVTIRVPQDAKVVLAGNETSGQGATRTFRTRTLKAGEVWEDYTIEVTVDVDGTPVTQTRSITVRQGQTHQVDFDFDAQRLASR; encoded by the coding sequence ATGAAACAGCGTGGCATTCGAGCTTGGATTCGAATCTGTGCCGTTGTGGCGGCCTCGATTCCGTTTTCAGCGGCCCAGGCCGGTTACGGATCGTCCGGAGGCTATGGATCTTCCGGCGGATACGCTTCTTACGGCGGGTCTTCGGGCGGGTACGCTTCGTCGGGCGGATATGGATCCAGCGGCGGGCATCATCCGGTGTTGAGCCACTTGAAAGCAAAGATTGCTGCCAAGCGAGCGGCCTGGTACAGCAGTGGTGGTGCCAGCAGCGGCGGTTCATCCGGCGGCTATGCGGCCTACTCCTACTCGGCCAGCAGCGGTGGCGCCAGCAGCGGCGGACATGTCGGGCCGTTGCGTCGATTGGCCGATCACATTCATGCCAAGAAGGCGGCCATCCGTGCCCGCTGGGCGGGTGCCAGCAGCGGCGGCAGCTCTGGTGGGTACGCTTCTTACTCGTACGCTTATTCGGCCAGCAGTGGCGGAGCCAGCAGCGGCGGTTCATCCGGCGGCTATTCCGCCGCACGCGCGACCTACGGATCTTCCGGCGGCAGCAGCGGCGGATCGGTGTCGTCCTACTCCGCTCCCGTGGTCTCTGGCGTGATCCAATCGCCCAGTTATGAATCGTCTCAGATTCAAAGCGGTTACGAAATCCAACCGCAGATGTCGGCGCCAGTCGAATACGGCGCACCGGTGGAATACGGTGCTCCGGTCGAAAGTGGTGCACCGATGGATTACAGCGCTCCGGTGGATTCGTCCGCTCCCGGCGATGGCTTCGTTCCATCGGACTCGATTCAAACCCCCGACGTTTCGGCCGAAGGCGAATCGGACGCAAGCATCCAGTACGGATCGGCGCGGTTTGCTTCTACCAATTCACTCAGCGATGCGGCTTTGTTGACCGTTGCGGTTCCCAGCGAAGACGCTGTGTTGGAAGTCAACGGACATCGCACCCGTAGCGAAGGCGAAATTCGCCAGTTTTTGTCGCGTGGATTGAAGGACGGTTTTGTTTACACCTACGTCGTGAAAGTCCAGTACCAGCAAGACGGCCAGACCATCGAAGACACGCAAACGGTGAAGATGCGTCCGGGCGACAAGCAGCGACTGTTCTTCGATGCCAAGTCCGCCGAAGTTGTGGACGAAACCATTGTTTCGGAAGAGGCGGAATCGGTCGAAGAAACGGTCGTGACGATTCGTGTTCCCCAGGACGCGAAGGTCGTTCTGGCTGGCAATGAAACGTCGGGTCAGGGAGCAACGCGTACGTTCCGGACTCGGACGTTGAAAGCAGGTGAGGTCTGGGAAGACTACACGATCGAAGTGACCGTGGACGTCGACGGGACGCCCGTCACGCAAACGCGTTCGATCACTGTTCGCCAAGGACAGACCCACCAAGTGGATTTCGATTTCGACGCACAGCGTTTGGCCAGCCGCTAA
- a CDS encoding HTTM domain-containing protein, giving the protein MIGAAMGEIRSWLRDVAAAWDKFWFCGRTGETLAVIRIATGVMLLYSHLVLAKDLMSFLGPDAWIDNVTAKQLHDGAFGVSDWARSYLWHIDNASLLWAHQLLAITASALMAVGFLSRLTVPLAWFLNLMYVHRLTGALFGLDQIMTYSAMYLSLAPCGAVWSVDAWLRRRGKWSAKMRDRWLPANRPSVSTNVATRLFQIHVCVIYLFGGLAKARGEMWWDGTAVWFAVANYEYQSWDMTWMGRYPRLFSLLTHTTLFWEVFYCALVWPRLTRPIVLAMAVAVHGGIALFLGMITFGVMMIVANMIFVPPDFWRRLIGRGVHEKTPVKA; this is encoded by the coding sequence ATGATCGGCGCAGCAATGGGTGAAATTCGGTCTTGGTTGCGTGATGTGGCCGCGGCTTGGGACAAATTCTGGTTTTGCGGACGAACCGGCGAAACGTTGGCTGTCATTCGCATCGCCACCGGCGTCATGCTGTTGTATTCCCATTTGGTTTTGGCCAAGGATCTGATGTCGTTCTTGGGGCCTGACGCCTGGATCGACAACGTGACCGCCAAGCAATTGCACGATGGTGCTTTTGGCGTCAGCGATTGGGCGCGTAGCTATCTTTGGCACATCGACAACGCATCGCTGTTGTGGGCCCATCAATTATTGGCAATCACCGCGTCGGCATTGATGGCGGTTGGTTTCCTGTCACGTCTGACGGTTCCGTTGGCTTGGTTTTTGAACCTGATGTACGTGCACCGTTTGACGGGCGCATTGTTCGGGCTGGACCAAATCATGACCTATTCGGCCATGTATTTAAGTCTGGCTCCTTGTGGTGCCGTCTGGTCGGTGGACGCTTGGTTGCGACGTCGCGGCAAATGGTCGGCAAAGATGCGAGACCGCTGGCTGCCGGCGAACCGTCCGTCCGTGTCGACCAACGTGGCGACGCGTTTGTTTCAGATTCACGTCTGTGTCATCTATCTATTTGGCGGACTGGCGAAGGCCCGCGGAGAAATGTGGTGGGACGGAACGGCGGTTTGGTTTGCGGTCGCCAACTACGAATACCAGTCGTGGGACATGACTTGGATGGGACGCTATCCCCGACTGTTTTCCTTGCTGACGCACACCACGTTGTTTTGGGAAGTCTTTTATTGCGCGCTCGTTTGGCCGCGTTTGACTCGCCCGATCGTGTTGGCGATGGCCGTTGCCGTGCACGGCGGGATCGCTTTGTTCTTGGGGATGATCACGTTCGGCGTGATGATGATTGTCGCCAACATGATCTTTGTTCCGCCGGATTTCTGGCGGCGTTTGATTGGTCGCGGTGTGCATGAAAAAACGCCGGTCAAAGCCTGA
- the gpmI gene encoding 2,3-bisphosphoglycerate-independent phosphoglycerate mutase produces MTDLRRKPVVLIVRDGWGQNPDPQWDKANAIVQADTPVADELMQKYPNVLIHTSGEDVGLPEGVMGNSEVGHQNIGAGRIVDQEVMRITRAIREGSFFENKVVNAAVDHVKETGGTLHLLGLMSDGRVHSDITHADAFIRVAKDAGLGHDRLAIHAITDGRDTSPTGGAAFVESVQQKCQELGAGHIASVIGRFYAMDRDFRWDRVQQAYDMLTKGTEKTADSAVDAIRDYYDNPTEPSRSGDEFITATTIPYNGKPSLIGPGDAVVFMNYRGDRPRELTKAFVLDDDAWSQIQGGGFDRGEKIDNLYFATMAGYETGLPVNVIFEKPPKMPNILGEYVSKLGLKQFRCAETEKYPHVTFFFNDYRDEPFDGQNNEMAQSPRDVSTYDQKPEMSAPEVTQIVLKEIESGRSDMIIINYANGDMVGHTGNLDAAVKAVETVDDGVGQLVKATLAKGGSLVVTADHGNCEQMTNPETGGPHTAHTTFDVPLIVVDPDSVGKSLREGGRLADIAPTVLALMGLEKPADMTGESLVDVS; encoded by the coding sequence GTGACTGACCTGCGTCGCAAACCCGTCGTTTTGATTGTTCGTGATGGTTGGGGGCAAAACCCCGACCCCCAGTGGGACAAGGCCAACGCCATCGTGCAGGCCGATACCCCGGTGGCCGACGAACTGATGCAGAAATACCCGAACGTGCTGATCCACACATCCGGCGAAGACGTCGGTCTGCCGGAAGGCGTGATGGGCAATAGCGAAGTCGGACACCAAAACATCGGCGCCGGCCGTATCGTCGATCAAGAAGTGATGAGAATCACACGGGCGATTCGTGAAGGCAGCTTTTTCGAAAACAAAGTCGTCAATGCCGCGGTCGATCATGTCAAAGAAACCGGCGGCACCCTGCACCTGCTGGGGCTGATGTCCGACGGACGGGTCCACAGCGATATCACCCACGCCGATGCGTTCATCCGAGTCGCCAAGGATGCGGGCTTGGGACACGACCGGTTGGCGATCCACGCGATCACCGATGGCCGTGACACGTCGCCCACCGGCGGTGCCGCGTTCGTCGAAAGTGTCCAACAGAAGTGCCAGGAACTGGGGGCCGGCCACATCGCCAGCGTCATCGGACGCTTCTATGCCATGGACCGTGATTTTCGTTGGGACCGAGTCCAGCAAGCCTATGACATGCTGACCAAGGGTACCGAAAAAACCGCGGACTCCGCCGTCGACGCCATCCGTGATTACTACGACAACCCGACCGAACCCAGCCGCAGTGGCGATGAGTTCATCACGGCCACGACCATCCCCTACAACGGCAAGCCGTCGTTGATCGGTCCCGGCGATGCGGTCGTCTTCATGAATTATCGCGGTGACCGCCCCCGCGAACTGACCAAAGCGTTTGTCTTGGATGACGACGCGTGGTCGCAAATCCAAGGTGGTGGTTTTGACCGTGGTGAGAAGATCGACAACCTGTATTTTGCCACCATGGCGGGCTATGAAACCGGGTTGCCGGTCAACGTGATTTTCGAAAAGCCACCCAAGATGCCGAACATCTTGGGTGAATACGTCAGCAAGCTGGGACTGAAACAATTCCGCTGTGCCGAAACGGAAAAGTACCCCCACGTCACGTTCTTCTTCAACGACTATCGCGACGAACCGTTCGACGGCCAAAACAATGAAATGGCCCAGTCGCCACGCGACGTGTCGACTTATGACCAAAAGCCGGAAATGTCGGCACCCGAGGTCACCCAGATCGTCTTGAAAGAAATCGAATCAGGACGCAGCGACATGATCATCATCAACTACGCCAACGGTGATATGGTCGGCCACACGGGGAACCTGGATGCGGCTGTGAAAGCGGTCGAAACCGTCGACGATGGCGTCGGCCAATTGGTCAAGGCAACCCTGGCCAAAGGCGGGTCCCTGGTCGTTACGGCGGATCACGGCAACTGCGAACAGATGACCAACCCGGAAACCGGCGGCCCACACACCGCCCACACCACCTTTGACGTGCCGTTGATCGTCGTCGACCCTGATTCGGTCGGCAAATCGCTGCGTGAAGGTGGCCGTCTGGCCGACATCGCACCGACCGTGCTGGCTTTGATGGGCTTGGAAAAGCCCGCGGACATGACCGGCGAATCGTTGGTCGACGTCAGCTAA
- a CDS encoding glucose-6-phosphate isomerase, whose protein sequence is MSLLQFDPSGSINDDYGVTQAQIDSLGDELAALRTEMVETDRKQYDSGDIPAEKQPLDARFFWLPEEQLEAYQKDREASELGRIFKVANGLHDSIDAVTVLGIGGSYMGARAMMEACCDPYHNELTRAARGSKPRMYFEGNNVDNDAADSLLRRLRSGGYGDSAAEKRSALVVISKSGGTMETAAAFRLFLPALESELGEEAKDWLGKLVVPVTGEGGKLFNLAQEIGCEEVFSVPDGVGGRFSVLSPVGLVPAAFLGLDCMKLLEGAVAMNEHFKTADYADNVVLQYVAVNHLLAQHRGKSIRVMSVWTKALESLGLWYDQLLAESNGKDGKGVTPLTTVNTRDLHSRHQQHQQGANDKVFNNVIVQSVRTDALAVGHSERNQDGMNDIAEKTLPEIMSAAIKGTNDALHADGRPTTDIILPKIDTHVLGQLFQMLMIATVIEGRLLGINPYGQPGVEQYKKNMNKNLGRA, encoded by the coding sequence ATGTCTCTGTTGCAGTTCGATCCGTCCGGTTCCATCAACGACGACTACGGCGTCACCCAAGCCCAAATCGATTCGCTGGGTGACGAATTGGCGGCACTGCGAACGGAGATGGTGGAAACCGACCGCAAGCAATACGACAGCGGTGATATCCCCGCCGAAAAACAGCCTCTGGATGCTCGGTTTTTCTGGCTGCCCGAAGAACAATTGGAAGCCTATCAGAAGGATCGCGAAGCCAGCGAACTGGGCCGGATCTTCAAGGTCGCCAACGGGCTGCATGATTCGATCGATGCGGTGACCGTGCTGGGGATCGGCGGATCCTACATGGGCGCCCGCGCGATGATGGAAGCCTGCTGTGACCCCTACCACAATGAACTGACGCGAGCCGCCCGTGGCAGTAAGCCGCGGATGTATTTCGAGGGCAACAACGTTGACAACGATGCCGCCGATTCATTGCTGCGTCGCTTGCGGTCGGGCGGCTACGGCGATTCGGCGGCCGAGAAACGATCGGCCCTTGTCGTGATCAGCAAGTCGGGCGGAACGATGGAAACGGCGGCGGCATTCCGTTTGTTTCTGCCCGCGCTGGAATCGGAGTTGGGCGAAGAGGCCAAGGACTGGTTGGGCAAGCTGGTGGTCCCGGTCACCGGCGAAGGCGGCAAGCTGTTCAACTTGGCTCAGGAAATCGGTTGCGAAGAAGTCTTCAGTGTGCCCGATGGTGTGGGCGGACGTTTCAGCGTCTTGTCACCGGTCGGTCTGGTACCCGCGGCATTCCTGGGGCTGGACTGTATGAAATTGCTCGAAGGCGCCGTGGCGATGAACGAGCATTTCAAAACCGCCGACTACGCCGACAACGTCGTGCTGCAGTACGTCGCCGTCAATCATTTGCTGGCACAGCATCGCGGAAAATCGATTCGGGTGATGAGTGTTTGGACCAAGGCACTGGAATCGCTTGGATTGTGGTACGACCAGTTGTTGGCCGAATCCAACGGCAAGGATGGCAAAGGCGTCACGCCGCTGACCACGGTCAATACACGTGATTTGCACAGCCGACACCAACAGCATCAACAAGGGGCCAACGACAAAGTCTTCAACAACGTGATCGTTCAATCGGTTCGTACCGATGCGTTGGCCGTGGGGCACAGCGAGCGAAACCAGGACGGCATGAATGACATCGCCGAAAAAACGTTGCCCGAAATCATGTCGGCAGCCATCAAGGGGACCAACGATGCGTTGCACGCCGATGGTCGACCCACCACCGACATCATTTTGCCGAAGATCGACACCCATGTGCTGGGCCAGTTGTTCCAAATGCTGATGATCGCCACCGTGATCGAAGGTCGTTTGCTTGGGATCAATCCTTACGGTCAACCGGGTGTCGAACAGTACAAGAAAAACATGAATAAGAACTTGGGACGCGCCTGA
- the trpA gene encoding tryptophan synthase subunit alpha: MSKVDELFQRLRGDGRKALMPFITAGDPDFETTAAILNGVKAAGADLCEIGVPYSDPIADGPVIQESYQRALDSGFRLDGLFDLPSQVRNADAQLPLVTMASYSIIYRMGLRQYVQRAIDAGYAGAIVPDLLVEEAGPLSKVCSELDFSLVLLVTPTTSRDRQIRIAESSTGFLYFVSVTGITGERAALPETLGENVRWLKQRTELPICIGFGISGPETAAQLAPVADGLIVGSAVVRRIAAASDRDDAVKRVSQFVGELRTAIDSAPVD; encoded by the coding sequence ATGTCGAAAGTTGACGAACTGTTCCAGCGTTTACGTGGTGATGGCCGTAAAGCCTTGATGCCGTTCATCACCGCCGGCGATCCGGATTTCGAAACCACTGCGGCCATCTTGAACGGGGTCAAAGCGGCCGGCGCTGATTTATGCGAAATCGGCGTCCCGTATAGCGACCCGATTGCTGACGGGCCGGTGATCCAAGAATCCTATCAGCGGGCCCTGGATTCCGGATTCCGTTTGGATGGCTTGTTCGATTTGCCGTCTCAAGTCCGCAATGCGGACGCCCAGCTGCCTTTGGTCACCATGGCCAGCTATTCGATCATCTATCGAATGGGGCTTCGGCAATACGTGCAGCGTGCGATTGACGCGGGCTACGCCGGAGCGATCGTTCCCGATTTGTTGGTCGAAGAAGCCGGTCCCTTGTCGAAGGTTTGCTCCGAACTTGACTTTTCTCTTGTGTTGCTGGTCACTCCCACGACCTCACGCGACCGCCAGATCCGCATCGCCGAATCGTCGACCGGTTTTCTGTACTTTGTGTCGGTGACGGGGATCACGGGGGAACGTGCCGCGTTGCCCGAAACGCTGGGGGAAAACGTGCGTTGGTTGAAGCAGCGCACTGAGCTGCCGATCTGCATCGGTTTCGGGATCAGCGGTCCGGAAACGGCGGCGCAGCTCGCTCCGGTCGCCGACGGTCTGATCGTCGGTTCGGCCGTGGTCCGGCGGATTGCGGCGGCATCGGATCGCGACGACGCCGTGAAACGGGTCAGCCAGTTTGTCGGCGAATTGCGAACGGCGATCGATTCGGCGCCGGTGGACTGA